The following proteins come from a genomic window of Candidatus Methylomirabilota bacterium:
- a CDS encoding flippase-like domain-containing protein, with amino-acid sequence MNSALQRFKPALRSLLILFGLVGIVWLCGRIGWPAIRANISVIGKWFFLLVVLYLFAQMAFMSGWWVVIGSRARRIGYWRMFGVYLVGDSINYFVPPANLAGEPVKAHLLSRSVGFSRSVTSIMVHKHAEIVAQVLFLSLGLSIAVAQFALPTGLRVAALMLPAGMGVVVVAAFWVLKRRAFGTLIRGLVKIGIKPEQIKPEWHATASLDRWLALFYKTRMPVFYWATFLCLLGWCGGLLETYVVLQLLSAEPSLGTAVAVESLAMMLNTIIFFIPGRVGSAETVRVAVFSVLGLPAAQGAVYSIIRRGREVTWAIPGLLILLAIKMGIGRAPGEVAG; translated from the coding sequence ATGAACAGCGCTCTGCAACGGTTCAAACCTGCGCTACGATCCCTCCTCATCCTGTTCGGGCTTGTCGGAATCGTCTGGCTCTGCGGGAGGATCGGATGGCCGGCGATTCGGGCCAATATCTCCGTAATTGGAAAATGGTTCTTTCTGCTGGTGGTTCTGTACCTCTTTGCGCAGATGGCCTTTATGTCCGGATGGTGGGTCGTGATCGGGTCCAGGGCCAGACGGATCGGGTACTGGCGGATGTTCGGCGTCTATCTTGTCGGCGATTCTATCAACTATTTTGTTCCGCCCGCCAACCTGGCCGGAGAACCTGTCAAGGCCCATCTGCTGAGCAGATCGGTCGGATTCAGCCGATCGGTGACCTCGATCATGGTTCACAAACATGCGGAGATTGTGGCGCAGGTCTTATTCCTCAGCCTGGGCTTGAGCATCGCGGTGGCCCAGTTCGCGCTTCCTACCGGACTTCGAGTTGCTGCGCTTATGCTTCCGGCTGGGATGGGGGTTGTCGTGGTGGCCGCCTTCTGGGTCCTGAAGAGGCGGGCCTTCGGGACATTGATCCGTGGGCTGGTGAAAATCGGGATCAAACCGGAGCAGATCAAGCCCGAATGGCATGCCACCGCGTCGTTGGATCGGTGGCTTGCCCTCTTCTACAAGACCCGTATGCCGGTCTTCTACTGGGCGACGTTTCTGTGCCTGCTGGGATGGTGCGGCGGTCTGCTCGAGACCTACGTGGTGCTGCAGCTACTGTCGGCGGAGCCGAGCCTCGGGACGGCAGTGGCAGTGGAAAGCCTGGCGATGATGCTGAATACCATCATCTTCTTTATCCCGGGGCGGGTCGGGAGCGCTGAAACGGTGAGAGTCGCAGTCTTTTCGGTCTTAGGACTGCCCGCCGCGCAGGGCGCCGTCTATAGCATTATTCGCCGGGGAAGAGAAGTTACCTGGGCTATTCCCGGCCTGCTCATCCTGCTCGCAATCAAGATGGGAATCGGAAGAGCGCCCGGGGAGGTTGCCGGCTGA
- a CDS encoding HAD family hydrolase, which yields MAIQRSAKAVLLDFGGTLDADGIPWKDRFYPLYLAEQVGVDRDRYERAFYAADDALVARRLSCSFRESVLLLVTGVLEALNVTDSGLALRLCDRFLQDSLDKIRVNLEILRELSARFRLGIVSNFYGNLEQVCIETGLAPFMSVMVDSACVGFIKPDPRIFQVALTQLQLEPREAIFVGDSLPRDMMGAKGLGMPHVWLISDHSGSLAPCCPDDLTIKSFADLQEVLL from the coding sequence ATGGCCATCCAGAGATCGGCGAAGGCGGTCCTGCTCGACTTTGGAGGCACCCTTGATGCCGACGGGATTCCCTGGAAAGACAGATTCTATCCGCTCTACCTCGCTGAACAGGTGGGGGTAGACCGCGATCGATATGAACGGGCGTTCTATGCTGCCGATGATGCGCTGGTGGCGCGGCGACTTTCTTGCTCGTTTCGGGAGAGCGTCTTGCTCCTGGTCACAGGCGTGCTGGAAGCGTTGAATGTCACTGATTCGGGATTGGCATTGCGCCTGTGCGACCGGTTTCTGCAGGACTCGTTGGATAAGATTCGCGTCAATCTCGAGATCCTGCGCGAGCTGTCGGCGCGATTTCGGCTCGGCATCGTCTCGAACTTCTACGGCAATCTCGAACAGGTCTGCATCGAGACAGGACTTGCCCCATTCATGAGCGTAATGGTTGACTCGGCCTGCGTCGGGTTTATCAAGCCGGATCCCAGGATCTTTCAGGTCGCGCTGACGCAGTTGCAACTGGAACCGAGAGAGGCGATATTCGTCGGGGACTCATTACCTCGAGATATGATGGGGGCGAAGGGCCTCGGGATGCCTCATGTCTGGCTTATCTCGGATCACTCCGGTTCTCTCGCGCCCTGCTGCCCAGACGATCTCACCATCAAGTCCTTCGCAGATCTTCAAGAGGTGCTCCTGTGA
- a CDS encoding NTP transferase domain-containing protein translates to MNPLTTPLADPGELLTGGIIAAGEGSRLKQDGLKMPKSMVPVAGVPLIERVVSNFVKVGITRLQIIFNEDDRKCATFIRERFPSLDIQCIVKTTRSSYESFWEVGRRSGPGRVLMSTVDWICSEPAFHRFIDQAMRYRQASVVLAVTPFVADEKPLWVTMDPSGRVTAIGGASGDVVTAGLYLVSGAIFTQAPHPSTLSRLRDFLTWLVAEGGSVYGVVMDQVIDVDRSEDLQLAETVVQQHGCKSGGSAE, encoded by the coding sequence GTGAATCCACTTACAACCCCTCTGGCGGACCCAGGAGAACTTCTCACGGGGGGTATCATTGCGGCCGGGGAAGGTTCCCGGTTGAAACAGGACGGCCTGAAGATGCCGAAGTCGATGGTGCCCGTTGCCGGTGTCCCGCTGATCGAGCGGGTGGTGAGCAACTTTGTGAAGGTCGGTATTACACGGCTACAGATCATCTTCAACGAGGACGACCGGAAGTGCGCCACATTCATCCGGGAGCGGTTCCCGAGCCTCGATATACAATGCATCGTAAAAACGACGCGCTCATCGTATGAAAGCTTCTGGGAGGTCGGCAGGCGATCCGGTCCAGGCCGTGTCCTTATGTCCACTGTGGACTGGATCTGTTCGGAGCCGGCGTTTCACCGATTCATCGATCAAGCGATGCGCTACCGTCAAGCTTCTGTTGTTCTCGCTGTCACACCGTTCGTAGCCGACGAGAAGCCTCTCTGGGTAACCATGGATCCCTCCGGGCGCGTGACGGCCATCGGTGGCGCTTCGGGTGATGTTGTGACCGCCGGACTCTATCTGGTATCCGGCGCCATCTTTACGCAGGCCCCCCACCCCTCCACATTGAGTCGGCTTCGAGACTTTTTGACGTGGCTGGTCGCCGAGGGGGGGTCGGTCTACGGGGTGGTGATGGACCAGGTTATCGACGTCGATCGGTCCGAGGATCTGCAGCTGGCTGAAACAGTTGTACAACAACATGGCTGTAAAAGCGGAGGCAGCGCCGAATGA
- a CDS encoding aspartate aminotransferase family protein translates to MAAASRKEGSAPMKRHIPGKRSKAIVAREQRHMAPGLQSIALYSGLAMARGEGCTLIDEDGNRYLDFMAGIGVGSIGHTHPHYVEAMKAQIERLTFGSFTTENRARFLALLASVTPRGLKRIQMFSGGAEAVEAAFRLAKSVTKKFEFVGFWGAFHGKTGGVLGLLGDDFKKQLGPFVPGLYSAPYANCYRCPLRLRYPDCGIACADFMREVIRYQTQGEIAAIIVEPIQGTAGNVIPPPGFLSAVQAIAKECGALLIADEMLTGFGRTGSMWGCDHEPIVPDVMTVGKGIGGGFPVSGVISTQELMASKPFSNPSGSSSSYGGNPLAATAGLAALEVILKEQLVANAKRIGAVMLKQLEAMKEKYSFVGDVRGRGLLLGIELVKDRQTKEPLPKSLTQKLFQSCLKRGLLAMCYSYNIRINPPLIITEQQALEGLAILDEAFAELNKTGYRG, encoded by the coding sequence ATGGCTGCTGCATCGCGTAAGGAGGGAAGCGCTCCAATGAAGCGACACATTCCCGGCAAACGGTCGAAGGCGATTGTTGCCCGAGAGCAACGCCATATGGCGCCGGGCCTGCAGTCGATCGCACTGTATTCCGGATTGGCGATGGCAAGAGGGGAAGGGTGCACCCTGATCGATGAGGACGGCAACCGATATCTCGATTTCATGGCCGGAATCGGCGTGGGGAGCATCGGGCATACGCACCCGCACTACGTCGAAGCCATGAAGGCTCAGATCGAGCGGCTGACGTTCGGCAGCTTCACCACCGAGAATCGGGCCCGGTTCCTCGCGCTGTTAGCGTCGGTGACGCCGCGAGGGCTCAAGCGGATCCAGATGTTTTCCGGCGGCGCGGAAGCGGTCGAGGCCGCCTTCCGACTGGCCAAGTCGGTGACGAAGAAGTTCGAGTTTGTCGGATTCTGGGGCGCGTTTCATGGTAAGACCGGCGGTGTCCTTGGGCTGTTGGGGGACGACTTTAAGAAGCAGTTGGGACCGTTTGTCCCCGGCCTCTACAGCGCCCCGTACGCGAACTGTTATCGCTGTCCCTTGAGGCTCCGCTATCCCGACTGCGGCATTGCCTGCGCGGACTTCATGCGCGAGGTCATCCGCTATCAGACCCAGGGCGAGATTGCCGCCATTATCGTGGAGCCGATCCAGGGGACTGCCGGAAACGTCATTCCGCCCCCAGGGTTCTTGAGTGCGGTGCAGGCGATTGCCAAGGAGTGCGGCGCCCTGTTGATTGCCGATGAGATGCTGACAGGCTTCGGCCGCACCGGTTCGATGTGGGGGTGCGATCACGAGCCGATTGTGCCGGATGTGATGACCGTCGGGAAGGGAATCGGCGGGGGGTTCCCGGTCAGCGGAGTCATCTCGACGCAAGAACTGATGGCGAGTAAGCCCTTCAGCAATCCGAGCGGCAGCTCCTCAAGCTATGGAGGCAATCCGCTCGCCGCAACAGCCGGGCTGGCCGCTCTCGAGGTGATTCTCAAGGAACAGCTTGTTGCGAATGCGAAGCGTATCGGCGCGGTCATGCTGAAGCAACTGGAAGCGATGAAGGAGAAATACTCATTTGTCGGCGATGTGCGGGGCCGAGGGCTCTTGCTCGGCATCGAACTGGTCAAGGATAGGCAGACTAAGGAGCCGCTTCCGAAATCTCTCACCCAGAAGTTGTTTCAGAGTTGCCTCAAACGGGGACTGCTGGCCATGTGCTATTCCTATAACATCCGGATCAATCCGCCTCTCATCATCACCGAACAGCAGGCATTGGAAGGTCTGGCTATCCTGGATGAGGCCTTTGCCGAACTCAATAAAACAGGGTATAGGGGTTAG
- a CDS encoding Gfo/Idh/MocA family oxidoreductase, giving the protein MLKGAIIGLGNVAVNGHLVGWEGCEQAWIVAAADALESRLAQERSRLPGARLYADVSAMLAAEAIDFVDICTPPGTHASLIRLALSRGLHVLCEKPLVLTPDELRLVGDARAESGRILHTVHNWRYAPIIMQATALIRQGQIGTVQYISWHVHRREPSIAVQSASGPVDSAVSDPSTMLRTGNWRLDPAIAGGGILLDHGYHALYIVLDWLGEAPRTITATLEKRRHPEWPVEDTANVRLRSSAAEVEILLTWASSSRSNRAVIEGTCGTIRIEDGTLVLKRDEGEQSWTFEEPLSQGSHHPEWFRQVRDEFLREISAAGRDGENLAMASRCVQLLHLAKESDSQGGKALAL; this is encoded by the coding sequence ATGTTGAAGGGGGCCATCATCGGCCTGGGCAATGTGGCGGTGAATGGGCATCTGGTCGGATGGGAAGGATGCGAGCAGGCTTGGATTGTTGCCGCCGCTGATGCCCTTGAATCGAGACTCGCCCAGGAGCGATCGCGTCTTCCGGGAGCGAGGCTCTATGCCGATGTGTCGGCGATGCTGGCTGCCGAGGCCATTGACTTTGTCGATATCTGCACGCCCCCTGGAACGCACGCATCCCTGATACGGCTGGCTTTGAGTCGCGGGCTGCATGTGCTGTGTGAAAAGCCGCTCGTGCTCACGCCGGACGAGTTGCGGCTGGTCGGTGATGCCAGGGCGGAAAGCGGTCGTATTCTCCATACAGTCCACAACTGGCGATACGCGCCGATTATCATGCAGGCGACAGCCCTGATCCGGCAAGGACAGATCGGGACCGTACAGTATATAAGCTGGCACGTCCACAGGCGCGAACCGTCGATCGCAGTACAGTCGGCCTCGGGTCCCGTCGACAGCGCGGTCAGTGATCCTTCGACTATGCTCAGGACAGGCAACTGGCGGCTGGATCCGGCCATTGCCGGCGGCGGCATCCTGCTCGATCACGGCTACCACGCTCTGTACATCGTGTTGGACTGGCTGGGGGAGGCGCCTCGGACGATCACGGCCACGTTGGAAAAGCGTCGGCATCCGGAGTGGCCGGTTGAGGATACGGCGAATGTTCGACTAAGGTCGTCTGCAGCCGAAGTCGAAATCCTTTTGACGTGGGCTTCTTCGTCGCGGAGCAATCGGGCCGTCATCGAAGGAACCTGTGGGACGATCCGGATCGAGGACGGCACCCTGGTGTTGAAACGCGACGAGGGCGAGCAGAGTTGGACATTTGAGGAGCCGCTTTCGCAGGGCTCTCATCACCCGGAATGGTTTCGCCAGGTACGGGATGAGTTTCTGCGGGAGATATCGGCCGCTGGGCGAGACGGGGAGAACCTGGCCATGGCGTCGCGCTGTGTGCAGCTTCTGCACCTCGCCAAGGAATCGGACAGCCAAGGAGGTAAGGCGTTAGCCTTGTAG
- a CDS encoding CDP-alcohol phosphatidyltransferase family protein, whose translation MVSKPATIVIMISKGSGEVGPDTVVLGLPLLRRIVLMASRAGCRDILVVDNGSFECGKLLEGTKAVLLPPARLAGYQPSDRILVLTAHILPHPLLLTHLTEMPLHPEAICVPTSGIAAVETADPKTCLSMIERANDDRSLFFELEQSYHKASVSIDDGRWVRISNRADLPHAERWLLRGLIKDTEGFMSRHVERKISLAVTRRLVGTDLTPNQMTAVSVAIGIVGALFFLSSTSAYQLIGALLFLLHSILDGCDGEIARLKYLESRFGGLLDFWGDNAVHSAVFLCIGLGWWMADGALLPLLLACSATVGGLLSAGFVYRQTMRHKRSEGPLFTSITTSEVPSRLSVLADALARRDFIYLVFILSAFGKAHWFLVLSAIGAPIFFMVVLWNSYREGVQA comes from the coding sequence ATGGTCAGCAAGCCAGCCACAATTGTGATCATGATCTCAAAGGGCTCTGGCGAGGTCGGTCCGGATACCGTGGTATTGGGGCTGCCGTTGCTTCGACGGATTGTGTTGATGGCCTCTCGCGCCGGCTGTCGGGATATCCTGGTTGTCGATAATGGATCATTCGAGTGCGGGAAGCTGCTGGAGGGAACGAAGGCGGTGCTGCTGCCTCCAGCCAGGTTAGCCGGCTATCAACCCTCCGATCGTATCCTGGTGCTGACCGCCCACATCCTTCCCCATCCCTTGCTCCTGACGCATCTGACTGAGATGCCGTTACACCCTGAGGCGATATGTGTCCCCACCAGCGGAATCGCCGCCGTTGAGACGGCCGATCCCAAAACTTGTCTGTCAATGATCGAGCGCGCAAACGACGACCGGTCTCTGTTCTTCGAGCTGGAGCAGAGCTACCACAAGGCGAGCGTGTCCATCGATGACGGACGCTGGGTCAGGATCTCGAACCGAGCGGATCTCCCTCATGCTGAGCGGTGGCTCCTGAGGGGTCTGATTAAAGATACGGAAGGCTTCATGTCGAGGCATGTCGAACGGAAGATCTCGCTGGCGGTGACGCGCCGCCTCGTGGGCACCGATCTCACCCCGAACCAGATGACCGCCGTGAGCGTGGCAATCGGTATCGTGGGGGCGCTGTTCTTCCTCTCGTCTACGTCTGCGTATCAACTGATCGGCGCGCTGTTGTTCCTCCTGCATTCGATCCTGGACGGCTGCGATGGGGAGATCGCCAGACTCAAATATCTGGAATCCCGTTTTGGCGGTCTTCTGGATTTCTGGGGGGATAATGCCGTTCACTCGGCAGTATTTCTATGCATCGGTCTGGGATGGTGGATGGCCGACGGGGCGCTGTTACCGCTGCTGCTGGCCTGCTCCGCAACGGTGGGAGGCTTGCTGTCGGCTGGATTCGTCTATCGGCAGACCATGCGGCACAAGCGTTCCGAGGGGCCGCTTTTTACGTCCATCACCACCTCTGAGGTCCCATCCCGCCTTTCTGTGCTTGCCGATGCCCTCGCAAGGCGGGATTTCATCTACCTCGTGTTCATCCTCTCAGCCTTCGGAAAGGCACACTGGTTTCTGGTGCTCTCGGCGATTGGAGCGCCGATCTTTTTCATGGTCGTATTGTGGAACTCGTATAGGGAAGGGGTACAGGCATGA
- a CDS encoding inositol-3-phosphate synthase, with the protein MSQRSSFYPELKRDIASPHGKLGVLIPGLGAVATTLIAGVHLINKGLSQPYGSLTQMQRMRLGKRTSPRYAPIKEVVPLADLNNLVFGGWDIFPEDAYQTACHAGVLPRELLDQVKDQLEAVRPWPAVFDQAYVRRLSGTNLKSGLSKRHLADMLIEDIEAFRQREGTQRVVMIWCGSTEVFMQPAPVHETIEAFEAGLKANAPEISSSMIYAYAAISAGVPFANGSPSLAVDIPALIEFAHQRHVPIAGKDFKTGQTFLKTVVAPGLKAKMLGLNGWFSTNILGNRDGEVLDDQGSFRTKEVSKGSVLEAIVQPELYPELYGQVFHKVRIEYYPPRGDAKEGWDNIDIFGWLGQPMQIKINFLCRDSILAAPVALDLTLFLDLAQRAGLSGIQEWLSFYFKSPMARADLKPEHDLFIQHLKLTNTLRILVGEEVLDHSGLDYYESGDAYRAGMGGA; encoded by the coding sequence ATGAGTCAAAGGAGTTCGTTCTATCCCGAATTGAAGCGAGACATTGCGTCTCCTCATGGTAAGTTGGGCGTACTGATCCCGGGGTTGGGGGCGGTCGCGACGACGCTCATTGCGGGGGTCCACCTGATCAATAAGGGACTGTCCCAACCGTATGGCTCTCTCACGCAGATGCAGCGCATGCGCCTGGGTAAGCGGACCAGTCCTCGCTATGCGCCGATCAAGGAGGTCGTTCCCCTCGCCGACCTGAACAATCTGGTCTTCGGCGGCTGGGATATTTTTCCCGAGGATGCCTATCAGACCGCGTGCCATGCCGGAGTGCTGCCCAGAGAGTTGCTGGACCAGGTCAAAGACCAACTGGAAGCGGTGAGACCGTGGCCGGCAGTCTTTGATCAAGCCTATGTGCGAAGGCTCTCAGGGACGAACCTGAAGTCAGGTCTGAGCAAGCGGCACCTGGCAGACATGCTGATCGAAGATATCGAGGCATTCCGCCAGAGGGAAGGGACGCAGCGGGTCGTTATGATCTGGTGCGGATCGACAGAGGTCTTCATGCAGCCGGCGCCGGTGCACGAGACCATTGAAGCCTTTGAGGCCGGCCTGAAGGCGAACGCCCCGGAAATTTCTTCGAGCATGATCTATGCCTACGCCGCCATCTCAGCCGGTGTCCCCTTTGCGAACGGCTCACCCAGTTTGGCGGTAGATATCCCGGCGCTGATCGAATTCGCTCATCAGCGTCACGTTCCGATCGCCGGAAAGGATTTCAAGACCGGCCAGACCTTTCTGAAAACCGTGGTCGCGCCCGGGCTGAAGGCCAAGATGCTGGGGTTGAACGGCTGGTTCTCTACCAACATCCTGGGCAACCGGGACGGCGAGGTGTTGGACGATCAGGGATCGTTCAGAACCAAAGAGGTCAGTAAGGGCTCGGTGCTGGAGGCGATTGTGCAGCCGGAGCTCTATCCGGAGCTGTATGGGCAGGTCTTCCACAAGGTCCGCATTGAGTATTATCCGCCTCGCGGCGATGCCAAGGAGGGGTGGGATAACATCGACATCTTTGGTTGGCTCGGGCAGCCGATGCAGATCAAGATCAACTTTCTCTGCCGGGATTCTATCCTGGCGGCGCCGGTGGCCCTGGACCTCACGCTGTTTCTGGACCTGGCGCAGCGGGCCGGATTATCGGGCATACAGGAGTGGCTCTCGTTCTACTTCAAGTCTCCGATGGCCCGAGCGGACCTGAAGCCTGAGCACGATCTGTTTATCCAGCATCTGAAGCTGACAAATACCTTGCGCATCCTGGTCGGAGAAGAGGTGCTTGACCACTCCGGACTTGATTACTACGAATCTGGAGATGCCTATCGAGCGGGCATGGGCGGGGCGTGA
- a CDS encoding ABC transporter substrate-binding protein, whose amino-acid sequence MSGAARLAVRTGVFSGAVALGLLVFAAFAFASGTTDQVKTELDQLTAIVKDPALQEKAKEEVRKSMVKERILRWFDLQEMARRSLAGHWAKRSGQERKDFVELFGDLFVESYTTLVVDHLGDQRVSYLSEKIDAQDAIVKTKFLSKRNEPTFVDFALLRRGNDWVPYDVVIDEVSIVGNYRKQFDKVIRDQSYEALVKKMQLKRESEGLGRAAKKGSM is encoded by the coding sequence ATGTCAGGTGCTGCAAGGTTGGCCGTACGAACGGGAGTATTCAGTGGAGCCGTAGCTCTGGGGTTGTTGGTCTTTGCGGCGTTCGCCTTCGCGAGCGGAACAACTGATCAGGTAAAAACCGAGCTGGATCAGCTTACCGCCATCGTGAAGGATCCCGCCTTACAGGAAAAGGCGAAGGAAGAGGTGCGGAAATCGATGGTCAAAGAGCGGATCTTACGCTGGTTCGATCTGCAGGAGATGGCGCGCCGCTCTCTGGCCGGCCACTGGGCAAAGCGATCAGGCCAGGAGCGAAAAGATTTCGTTGAGCTGTTCGGGGATCTGTTTGTAGAGTCCTATACAACGTTAGTGGTCGATCATCTCGGCGACCAACGGGTGAGCTACCTTTCGGAGAAGATCGATGCGCAGGACGCCATCGTCAAAACCAAGTTCCTCTCGAAAAGGAATGAGCCGACGTTTGTCGACTTTGCCCTCCTTCGCCGAGGCAACGACTGGGTCCCCTACGATGTGGTGATCGACGAGGTGAGCATCGTAGGAAATTATCGAAAACAGTTCGATAAGGTCATCCGGGACCAGTCGTATGAAGCCCTCGTCAAGAAGATGCAGCTCAAGCGAGAGTCGGAGGGGCTGGGGCGGGCGGCAAAGAAGGGGTCGATGTAG